Proteins encoded together in one Pseudomonas asiatica window:
- a CDS encoding polyamine ABC transporter substrate-binding protein, which translates to MVRLKRLLAPFIAATLFTGALQAQTEQRTLRVFNWFDYITPQTLTEFQKDSGVKLVYDIFDTNEALEAKLLTGNSGYDVVVPSNVFLAKQIEAGVFQPLDRSKLPNWQHLDPALMKLIEANDPGNKFAVPYMYGTVLIGFNPAKVKAALGENAPVDSWDLIFKEENIAKLKQCGVALLDSPSEIMPLALQYLGLPPNSDKPADYKKAEALMLKIRPHITYFHSSKYMADIANGDICVAVGYSGSFSQAANRAREAKNGVVVDMRLPKEGAPIWFDMLAIPKNATNPEDAHAFINYLLRPEVIAPISDFVGYPNPNKDATDKVDPAIRNNPNLYPTAEAMAKLYTLKPLARDAERARTRAWTRIKSGT; encoded by the coding sequence ATGGTTCGACTCAAGCGTCTGCTCGCCCCGTTCATCGCCGCTACCCTGTTCACCGGTGCCCTGCAGGCCCAGACCGAACAGCGCACCCTGCGGGTGTTCAACTGGTTCGACTACATCACTCCGCAAACTCTCACCGAGTTCCAGAAAGACAGCGGAGTGAAGCTGGTCTACGACATCTTCGACACCAACGAGGCGCTGGAAGCGAAACTGCTGACCGGCAACTCAGGATATGACGTGGTAGTGCCATCCAACGTGTTCCTCGCCAAGCAGATCGAAGCGGGTGTGTTCCAGCCGCTGGACCGCAGCAAGCTGCCGAACTGGCAGCACCTGGACCCGGCGCTGATGAAGCTGATCGAAGCCAACGACCCCGGCAACAAATTTGCCGTACCCTACATGTACGGCACAGTGCTGATCGGCTTCAACCCGGCCAAGGTCAAGGCTGCGCTCGGCGAGAACGCCCCGGTGGACAGTTGGGACCTGATCTTCAAGGAAGAGAACATCGCCAAGCTCAAGCAATGCGGCGTGGCCCTGCTCGACTCGCCGTCGGAGATCATGCCGCTGGCCCTGCAGTACCTGGGCCTGCCACCGAACAGCGACAAACCGGCTGATTACAAGAAAGCCGAAGCGCTGATGCTGAAGATCCGCCCGCACATCACCTACTTCCATTCCTCGAAGTACATGGCTGACATCGCCAACGGCGATATCTGCGTGGCAGTGGGCTACAGCGGCAGCTTCTCTCAGGCAGCCAACCGCGCCCGCGAGGCGAAGAATGGCGTTGTGGTGGACATGCGCCTGCCCAAGGAAGGTGCACCGATCTGGTTCGACATGCTGGCGATTCCGAAGAACGCGACCAACCCGGAAGATGCCCACGCGTTCATCAACTACTTACTGCGGCCTGAGGTGATTGCGCCTATCAGCGACTTTGTCGGGTACCCGAACCCGAACAAGGATGCGACCGACAAGGTCGACCCGGCGATTCGCAACAACCCCAACCTGTATCCGACAGCGGAGGCGATGGCCAAGCTGTATACCCTCAAGCCCTTGGCGCGGGATGCCGAGCGAGCTCGGACCAGGGCCTGGACACGGATCAAGTCCGGTACCTGA
- a CDS encoding histone deacetylase family protein, which translates to MLTIYSDDHRLHHGRCELIDGKLMPCFEMPSRADHVLDQVKKRNLGDIQGPTDYGRAPLLRIHSADYLNFFEGAWARWAALGQDGDLLPFTWPARTLRQIKPTGLHGELGYYSFDAGAPITAGTWQAAYSAAQVALTAQAAIQQGAHSAFALCRPPGHHAAGEVMGGYCYLNNAAIAAQAFLDQGRRKVAILDVDYHHGNGTQDIFYSRNDVFFASIHGDPRDEFPFFLGYADETGEGAGEGCNINYPLPAGSDWAAWNAALEDACQRIAAYDADVLVISLGVDTFKDDPISQFKLDSPDYLEMGKRIAQLGKPTLFVMEGGYAVEEIGINAVNVLEGFQQAQPGAR; encoded by the coding sequence ATGCTGACGATCTATTCCGATGACCACCGCCTGCACCATGGCCGCTGCGAGCTGATCGACGGCAAGCTGATGCCCTGTTTCGAAATGCCGTCACGCGCCGACCATGTGCTCGACCAAGTGAAAAAACGCAACCTTGGCGACATCCAGGGCCCCACCGACTATGGCCGTGCACCGTTGCTGCGCATCCACAGTGCCGATTACCTGAATTTCTTCGAAGGTGCCTGGGCGCGCTGGGCCGCACTGGGTCAGGATGGCGACCTGCTGCCATTCACCTGGCCCGCACGCACCCTGCGCCAGATAAAACCCACCGGCCTGCACGGTGAACTGGGCTACTACAGCTTCGACGCCGGCGCACCGATCACCGCCGGTACCTGGCAGGCTGCCTACAGCGCCGCCCAGGTCGCCCTCACCGCCCAGGCGGCGATCCAGCAAGGCGCCCATTCCGCCTTCGCCCTGTGCCGCCCGCCAGGGCACCATGCGGCTGGCGAAGTCATGGGCGGCTATTGCTACCTGAACAACGCCGCCATCGCCGCCCAGGCCTTCCTTGACCAGGGCCGGCGCAAGGTCGCAATCCTCGATGTCGACTATCACCACGGCAACGGCACCCAGGACATCTTCTACAGCCGCAACGATGTGTTCTTCGCCTCGATCCATGGCGACCCGCGCGACGAATTCCCGTTCTTCCTCGGCTATGCCGATGAAACCGGCGAGGGTGCCGGCGAAGGCTGCAACATCAACTACCCACTGCCGGCTGGCAGCGACTGGGCCGCCTGGAACGCCGCCCTGGAGGACGCCTGCCAGCGCATCGCCGCCTATGACGCTGACGTGCTGGTGATCTCGCTGGGCGTGGATACCTTCAAGGACGACCCGATCTCGCAGTTCAAGCTGGACAGCCCGGACTACCTGGAAATGGGCAAGCGCATCGCCCAGCTCGGCAAGCCGACCCTGTTCGTGATGGAAGGCGGCTACGCTGTGGAAGAAATCGGTATCAACGCGGTCAATGTGCTGGAAGGCTTCCAGCAGGCCCAGCCAGGAGCCCGATAA
- a CDS encoding AraC family transcriptional regulator, giving the protein MLHSHLTTLNAVSLILNVFQADGCEASALLAGSGIGPADLGHADARITTQQELQVCANAVARREDIGLELGQRMHVSCYGMLGYALLSSATLGDALRLALQYPALLGTVFKLRLLDDGQRIWLSASDYHDSPALTAFNAEFCLVSLKVICDDLLGRPLPLLGARFEHPRPGYHALYAGAFQCPVGFDDEDNAFAFERRWLDTPLPLADPITHKAMSERCRRLNLEFTGRQAWLGRIRQLLAQQLDAAPGLEGLARQMNCSSRTLRRHLQALGSSYQQLLDELRFERAKQLLADEQMPIYRIAECLGFSETASFRHAFQRWSGVAPSHFRG; this is encoded by the coding sequence ATGCTGCACAGCCACCTGACCACCCTCAACGCGGTTTCGCTGATCCTCAACGTCTTCCAGGCAGACGGTTGCGAGGCGTCGGCGCTGCTGGCCGGCAGCGGCATCGGCCCGGCAGACCTGGGCCATGCCGATGCGCGTATCACCACCCAGCAGGAACTGCAGGTGTGCGCCAACGCCGTTGCCCGACGCGAAGATATAGGCCTGGAGCTGGGCCAGCGCATGCATGTGTCGTGCTACGGCATGCTCGGTTACGCCCTGCTCTCCAGTGCCACTTTGGGTGACGCCTTGCGCTTGGCGCTGCAGTATCCGGCACTGCTGGGAACAGTCTTCAAACTGCGTTTGCTCGACGACGGCCAGCGCATCTGGCTCAGCGCCAGCGACTACCACGACAGCCCGGCGCTGACCGCCTTCAATGCAGAGTTCTGCCTGGTGTCGCTGAAGGTCATCTGCGACGACCTGCTCGGCCGCCCGCTGCCCCTGCTGGGTGCTCGTTTTGAACACCCACGGCCCGGTTACCATGCTCTCTATGCCGGGGCATTCCAGTGCCCGGTAGGTTTCGACGACGAGGACAATGCCTTTGCCTTCGAACGGCGCTGGCTGGACACGCCACTGCCGCTGGCCGACCCGATTACCCACAAGGCCATGAGCGAACGCTGCCGACGCCTGAACCTGGAATTCACCGGCCGCCAGGCCTGGCTGGGGCGGATTCGCCAACTGCTGGCGCAGCAACTGGATGCAGCGCCCGGGCTGGAAGGGCTGGCGCGGCAGATGAACTGCTCATCGCGCACCCTGCGCCGGCATTTGCAGGCGTTGGGCAGCAGTTATCAACAGCTGCTGGATGAACTGAGGTTCGAGCGGGCCAAGCAGTTGCTGGCTGATGAGCAGATGCCGATCTATCGGATTGCCGAGTGCCTGGGGTTCAGCGAGACCGCCAGTTTTCGGCATGCCTTCCAGCGTTGGAGTGGCGTCGCGCCCAGTCACTTCCGCGGTTGA
- the aspA gene encoding aspartate ammonia-lyase has protein sequence MSSAASFRVEKDLLGTLEVPADAYYGIQTLRAANNFHLSGVPLSHYPKLVVALAMVKQAAADANRELGHLSDAKHAAITAACARLIKGDYHDQFVVDMIQGGAGTSTNMNANEVIANVALEAMGHQKGEYQYLHPNNDVNMAQSTNDAYPTAIRLGLLLGHDALLASLDSLIQAFAAKGKEFDHVLKMGRTQLQDAVPMTLGQEFRAFATTMTEDLQRLRSLAPELLTEINLGGTAIGTGINADPGYQALAVQRLAAISGQPLVPAADLIEATSDMGAFVLFSGMLKRTAVKLSKICNDLRLLSSGPRTGINEINLPARQPGSSIMPGKVNPVIPEAVNQVAFAIMGNDLALTVAAEGGQLQLNVMEPLIAYKIFDSIRLLQRAMDMLREHCIVGITANEQRCRELVEHSIGLVTALNPYIGYENATRIARVALETGRGVLELVREEKLLDDAMLDDILRPENMIAPRLVPLKA, from the coding sequence ATGTCCTCCGCTGCATCGTTCCGCGTCGAAAAAGATTTGTTGGGTACCCTTGAAGTTCCTGCAGATGCCTACTACGGCATCCAGACCCTGCGCGCTGCCAACAACTTCCACCTCTCCGGTGTTCCGCTGTCGCACTATCCGAAGCTGGTCGTGGCCCTGGCCATGGTCAAGCAGGCTGCTGCTGACGCCAACCGTGAGCTGGGCCACCTGAGCGATGCCAAGCACGCTGCCATCACCGCAGCCTGCGCCCGCCTGATCAAAGGCGATTACCACGACCAGTTCGTGGTGGACATGATCCAGGGCGGTGCTGGTACTTCTACCAACATGAACGCCAACGAAGTGATCGCCAACGTTGCGCTGGAGGCCATGGGCCACCAGAAGGGTGAGTACCAGTACCTGCACCCGAACAACGACGTGAACATGGCGCAGTCGACCAACGACGCCTACCCGACGGCTATCCGCCTGGGCCTGCTGCTGGGCCACGACGCGCTGCTGGCCAGCCTCGACAGCCTTATCCAGGCCTTCGCTGCCAAGGGTAAAGAGTTCGACCACGTACTGAAGATGGGCCGTACCCAGCTGCAGGACGCCGTACCGATGACCCTGGGCCAGGAATTCCGTGCCTTCGCCACCACCATGACCGAAGACCTGCAGCGCCTGCGCTCGCTGGCCCCGGAACTGCTGACCGAAATCAACCTGGGCGGTACCGCCATCGGTACCGGCATCAACGCCGACCCTGGCTACCAGGCCCTGGCCGTACAGCGCCTGGCTGCCATCAGCGGCCAACCGCTGGTACCGGCTGCCGACCTGATCGAAGCCACCTCCGACATGGGCGCCTTCGTACTGTTCTCCGGCATGCTCAAGCGTACTGCAGTCAAGCTGTCGAAGATTTGCAACGACCTGCGCCTGCTGTCTAGCGGCCCACGCACCGGCATCAACGAAATCAACCTGCCAGCGCGTCAGCCAGGCAGTTCGATCATGCCAGGCAAGGTCAACCCGGTTATCCCGGAAGCCGTCAACCAGGTGGCCTTCGCCATCATGGGCAACGACCTGGCCCTGACCGTCGCCGCCGAAGGTGGCCAGCTGCAGCTGAACGTGATGGAGCCGCTGATCGCCTACAAGATCTTCGACTCGATCCGCCTGCTGCAACGTGCCATGGACATGCTGCGCGAGCACTGCATCGTCGGTATCACCGCCAACGAACAGCGCTGCCGTGAACTGGTCGAGCACTCGATCGGCCTGGTCACCGCACTGAACCCGTACATCGGCTACGAAAACGCCACCCGTATCGCCCGCGTTGCCCTGGAAACCGGCCGCGGCGTACTGGAACTGGTGCGTGAAGAGAAGCTGCTGGACGACGCGATGCTCGACGACATCCTGCGTCCGGAAAACATGATCGCTCCCCGTCTGGTTCCGCTGAAGGCGTAA